The Fictibacillus arsenicus genome contains a region encoding:
- the nhaC gene encoding Na+/H+ antiporter NhaC — MKKQISLPIALVLFAAIFAVMFTSLVYIKVEPHIPLLACLILLSAVGALFGASWKTLEKGMFNGIIAGLQPIMILLTVGLVIASWMLSGTVPTLLFYGMDIIQPEWFAVSALLITVIVSSFTGSSFTTVGTVGVALMGIGHVLGVNPALAAGAVVSGACFGDKMSPLSDSTNFAPGVVGVNMFEHIRHMMWTTVPAFILTAIAFFVLGGKGTGATNFEEIQQIQSVLSNEFPIHAVTLISPIVVLVLAFRKLPIIPILLAGVVVSIAVSFFLVPDLTVQKVMSVMQNGLQTETGNATVDSIVNKGGLLSMMWSISLVLIALGLGGVIQALGLFDLLFGAVKNTAQKAGKLIATTLASSVGINLLAGEMYLSILLPGQALKDAYVKSGVPLKNLSRTVEDGGTLVNPLVPWSVSGAFFASTLGVSVIDYIPYALFLWLSPMFTLLLAYTGWSIGQKKSQTDKGEHEAA; from the coding sequence ATGAAAAAACAGATCTCATTACCGATAGCGCTCGTTTTGTTTGCTGCGATTTTTGCTGTTATGTTTACGAGTCTTGTTTATATAAAAGTAGAGCCGCACATTCCGCTGCTCGCTTGTTTAATTTTACTGTCTGCAGTCGGTGCACTATTTGGAGCCAGCTGGAAAACCCTCGAAAAGGGAATGTTCAACGGAATCATTGCTGGTCTTCAGCCGATCATGATTCTCTTAACCGTTGGTCTTGTCATTGCTAGCTGGATGTTAAGCGGAACGGTTCCAACGCTGCTGTTTTACGGTATGGATATCATTCAGCCAGAATGGTTCGCTGTCAGCGCACTCCTTATTACAGTGATCGTTTCATCGTTTACGGGAAGTTCTTTTACAACTGTTGGTACGGTTGGAGTCGCTCTAATGGGAATCGGACACGTGTTAGGTGTGAATCCGGCATTGGCAGCAGGAGCAGTTGTTTCGGGAGCATGCTTTGGAGATAAAATGTCGCCTTTATCAGATTCCACTAACTTTGCACCAGGTGTTGTCGGTGTGAACATGTTCGAACACATTCGCCATATGATGTGGACAACTGTGCCCGCATTCATACTAACGGCAATAGCATTTTTTGTTCTTGGTGGAAAAGGTACAGGAGCCACTAATTTTGAAGAAATTCAGCAGATTCAATCGGTTCTTTCAAATGAATTTCCCATCCATGCAGTAACGCTTATTTCACCGATTGTTGTACTTGTTTTAGCGTTTAGAAAACTTCCTATCATTCCAATTTTATTAGCAGGTGTGGTCGTATCCATTGCGGTTTCATTTTTCCTAGTGCCTGATCTGACTGTACAAAAAGTGATGAGCGTTATGCAGAATGGTTTACAGACGGAAACCGGAAACGCAACAGTAGACAGCATCGTAAACAAAGGCGGATTATTGTCGATGATGTGGTCGATTTCACTTGTACTCATTGCATTAGGATTAGGCGGAGTGATTCAAGCACTTGGATTGTTCGATCTATTGTTTGGTGCTGTAAAAAACACTGCGCAAAAAGCAGGGAAGCTTATTGCAACAACATTAGCTTCTTCAGTAGGAATAAACTTGCTTGCAGGCGAGATGTACTTATCGATTCTTTTGCCGGGGCAGGCGTTAAAAGACGCATACGTAAAATCAGGTGTACCATTAAAGAACTTGTCACGAACAGTGGAAGATGGGGGAACACTCGTGAATCCGCTCGTACCTTGGAGTGTGAGTGGGGCTTTCTTCGCGTCAACACTGGGAGTCTCAGTCATTGACTACATCCCATACGCATTGTTCCTATGGTTATCACCAATGTTTACATTGCTGCTCGCGTACACAGGCTGGAGCATCGGCCAGAAGAAATCACAAACAGATAAAGGCGAACATGAAGCTGCATAA
- the pfkB gene encoding 1-phosphofructokinase has translation MIYTCTLNPSIDYVARVKYFKEGHLNRTESAQMYPGGKGINVSRVLKRLGIESTALGYTGGFTGEFIKEFLTNETIIHDFITVSDVTRINVKLKSEKETEINGLGPSISSSNQKKLLEKINSMNEGDFLVLAGSIPQSISEDFYGEIAKKCLQKGVKAVIDTAGTALIKTFPHSPFLIKPNHHELGALFQTKIESVEDAVFYGKKLLNEGVENVIVSMAGEGAIFLNKQHALLANVPAGIVKNSVGAGDSVVAGFLSQIIQHNDIQTAFNYGVASGSATAFSEDLCTKELVEKLVKEISIKEI, from the coding sequence ATGATATATACTTGCACACTCAATCCATCCATTGATTACGTCGCAAGAGTAAAATACTTTAAAGAAGGTCATCTGAACCGGACAGAATCAGCGCAAATGTATCCTGGCGGAAAAGGAATCAATGTTTCCAGAGTCCTTAAACGTCTAGGGATTGAAAGTACTGCTTTAGGATATACCGGTGGCTTTACGGGAGAATTCATAAAAGAATTTCTCACAAATGAAACGATTATCCACGATTTCATAACAGTTTCGGATGTTACAAGAATCAATGTAAAACTCAAATCCGAAAAAGAAACAGAGATTAATGGACTTGGCCCAAGTATCTCTTCTTCTAATCAGAAAAAACTGCTTGAAAAGATAAACAGTATGAATGAAGGTGACTTTCTCGTTTTAGCGGGAAGTATCCCTCAATCTATCTCAGAAGATTTTTACGGAGAGATTGCAAAAAAATGCCTTCAAAAAGGTGTAAAAGCTGTTATTGATACAGCAGGAACAGCACTTATAAAGACTTTTCCTCATAGTCCATTTTTAATAAAACCTAATCATCACGAGCTGGGCGCTCTTTTTCAAACTAAGATTGAGAGTGTTGAAGACGCGGTTTTTTATGGGAAGAAATTGCTGAATGAAGGTGTGGAGAATGTCATCGTTTCTATGGCTGGTGAGGGTGCAATTTTCCTTAATAAGCAGCACGCTCTTCTTGCTAATGTACCAGCTGGAATCGTAAAAAATTCTGTTGGCGCTGGAGATTCAGTAGTAGCTGGTTTTCTGTCACAGATTATCCAGCATAACGATATTCAAACCGCATTTAATTACGGAGTCGCTTCTGGTAGTGCTACTGCATTTTCGGAAGATCTTTGTACAAAAGAGCTAGTTGAGAAATTAGTAAAAGAAATCTCTATTAAAGAGATATAA
- a CDS encoding NUDIX domain-containing protein produces MYKIRSSVKALIIHNQHLLTIEKQSGNIKKYIIPGGGQDFNETLSDAVVRECMEELGVKAVTGRLLWVREFISKNHISDQPMDNQGHIVEHIFETCLMEIPEKFEPMEPDSTQTGVVWLPVGELSEYNFYPQELIPMIQGLNSGKGNFEVYVGDIN; encoded by the coding sequence TTGTATAAAATTCGAAGTTCGGTGAAGGCGTTAATCATACATAATCAGCACTTACTCACGATTGAAAAGCAAAGCGGTAATATTAAAAAATACATAATACCCGGCGGCGGGCAGGATTTTAATGAAACATTATCAGATGCAGTAGTCCGAGAATGCATGGAGGAACTTGGTGTGAAGGCTGTAACTGGCAGGCTTCTTTGGGTGCGAGAGTTTATTAGTAAAAATCACATTTCTGATCAGCCTATGGATAATCAGGGACACATTGTGGAGCATATTTTTGAAACTTGTTTGATGGAAATTCCAGAGAAATTTGAGCCAATGGAGCCGGATTCTACTCAAACAGGTGTTGTTTGGCTGCCGGTTGGCGAGCTTTCGGAGTATAACTTCTATCCCCAGGAGCTGATCCCGATGATTCAAGGGCTAAATAGCGGTAAAGGTAACTTTGAAGTGTATGTGGGAGATATTAATTAG
- a CDS encoding DeoR/GlpR family DNA-binding transcription regulator produces MLTPERHRKIIERLGEKQVVTIQELVEATSSSESTIRRDLSQLQKEKKLKRVHGGASLLHQKSEELSVVEKTARNSSEKEKIANFAATIVNDGDCIYIDAGTTTHLMIPHLKDKAITVVTNGISHLEALTEHQITTYLVGGLVKPKTKALVGSGALNSLSSYRFDKCFMGINGVHLEAGFTTPDPEEAAVKRLAISLSQEAFILADYSKFNEASFSKVADLNEAVILTNEMDEDAAYDFEDKTEIRVVTS; encoded by the coding sequence ATGTTAACTCCTGAAAGGCATCGTAAAATCATTGAACGATTAGGCGAAAAGCAAGTCGTTACGATACAAGAACTAGTAGAGGCCACATCTTCTTCCGAATCAACAATCCGGAGAGATTTGAGCCAGCTTCAAAAAGAAAAGAAACTTAAACGAGTACACGGCGGCGCTTCTCTTCTGCACCAAAAAAGTGAAGAGTTAAGCGTGGTCGAAAAGACAGCCAGAAATTCTTCAGAAAAAGAGAAAATCGCAAACTTTGCCGCAACGATCGTCAATGATGGCGACTGTATATACATTGATGCCGGTACGACAACACACCTGATGATCCCTCATTTGAAGGATAAAGCGATAACTGTGGTCACGAACGGCATTTCTCACCTGGAGGCTTTGACTGAACACCAAATTACTACGTATTTGGTTGGCGGTCTCGTTAAACCCAAAACAAAAGCACTTGTCGGCAGCGGAGCACTTAACAGCTTAAGCTCATACAGGTTCGATAAATGCTTCATGGGGATAAACGGCGTACATCTTGAGGCGGGATTCACTACACCTGACCCTGAGGAAGCAGCAGTAAAACGGCTTGCGATCTCTCTTTCACAAGAAGCTTTTATTTTAGCTGATTACAGCAAGTTCAACGAAGCTTCGTTCTCCAAAGTTGCTGATTTAAACGAAGCTGTCATTTTAACAAACGAAATGGACGAAGACGCTGCCTATGATTTTGAAGATAAAACAGAAATAAGGGTTGTGACATCATGA
- the treR gene encoding trehalose operon repressor, giving the protein MRKNKFQEIYQELSSQIAEGIIAANTQLPSEHELADRYETSRETVRKALNLLSQNGFIQKIRGKGSIVLETNKFSFPVSGLVSFQELSETMGKSSVTTVHEFGLIEPDSFLQQQLQADSNDLVWKVIRSRQIDGETIILDKDFFLKKYIPKLSKEIGEKSIYAYLEKELGLTISFAKKEIVVVECTEEDKHLLDLDGFQHIVVVKNYVYLDDASLFQYTESRHRLDKFRFVDFARRGR; this is encoded by the coding sequence ATGCGAAAAAATAAATTTCAAGAAATCTATCAAGAACTTTCTTCACAAATTGCAGAAGGTATTATAGCGGCTAACACCCAGCTTCCATCTGAACACGAGCTTGCAGATCGCTACGAAACATCAAGAGAAACGGTTAGAAAAGCGTTGAACCTTTTATCACAAAATGGATTTATTCAAAAAATCCGGGGGAAAGGCTCGATCGTCCTTGAGACGAACAAGTTCAGTTTTCCTGTTTCAGGATTAGTCAGCTTTCAAGAGCTGTCAGAAACGATGGGGAAAAGCAGTGTAACGACCGTTCATGAGTTTGGATTGATTGAACCAGACAGTTTCTTACAGCAGCAGTTGCAGGCTGATTCGAATGATCTCGTTTGGAAAGTGATCCGTTCCAGACAGATTGATGGGGAAACCATTATTTTGGACAAGGATTTCTTTTTGAAAAAATACATTCCGAAGCTGTCGAAAGAAATCGGTGAAAAATCAATTTACGCGTATTTAGAAAAAGAGCTAGGATTAACAATCAGCTTTGCGAAAAAAGAAATCGTAGTCGTTGAGTGTACAGAAGAAGATAAACATCTGCTGGACCTAGACGGATTTCAGCACATCGTCGTTGTTAAAAACTATGTGTATTTAGACGATGCGAGTCTTTTTCAATATACTGAATCCCGCCACAGATTAGATAAGTTTCGCTTTGTGGATTTTGCGAGGCGGGGAAGATAG
- a CDS encoding PTS fructose transporter subunit IIABC, whose amino-acid sequence MKITDLLTKDTIILNLDARSKESVIDELIEQLDAAGKLNNKEEYKKAILARESQSTTGIGEGIAIPHAKTNAVSQPAIAFGRSQDGIDYESLDGQNAHLFFMIAAYEGANNDHLATLSRLSSFLMDTEFRKKLETAATKEEILQAIDAKEKEMQTEEDPIVSASRQKILAVTACPTGIAHTYMAADSLKAKAKEMGVNLKVETNGSSGIKNGLTKKDIEEADAIIVAADKQVEMDRFHGKHVIQVPVAQAIRKPEELIQQALDQDAPVYKSTGTSRSDEKNNTSKSGRSGFYKHLMSGVSNMLPFVVGGGILIAISFIFGIKAFDPNDPSYHPIAEALNTIGGGNAFALMIPVLAGFIAMSIADRPGFAPGMVGGFMAATGGAGFLGGLIAGFLAGYLVLGLKKAFSTLPDSLEGIKPVLLYPLFGILLTGLIMMYIVIEPVKALNDGLTVWLKGMGTGNLVLLGLILGGMMAIDMGGPINKAAFTFGIAMIDAGNFAPHAAIMAGGMVPPLGLALSTTLFKKKYTKAEREAGKTNYIMGASFITEGAIPFAAADPGRVIPAAIAGSAVAGALSMVFGIGLPAPHGGAFVIPIVNGNPLLYVLAILIGAAVTAFIAGLLKKEVKE is encoded by the coding sequence ATGAAAATCACAGATTTACTTACGAAAGATACCATTATATTAAACCTGGACGCCCGTTCGAAAGAGTCAGTGATCGACGAACTAATCGAACAGCTGGATGCTGCGGGCAAGTTAAATAATAAAGAAGAGTATAAGAAAGCGATTCTAGCACGTGAAAGCCAGAGCACAACAGGTATTGGTGAAGGCATCGCAATCCCGCATGCTAAAACAAATGCCGTCAGCCAGCCCGCAATCGCATTTGGCCGTTCTCAAGACGGTATTGATTATGAATCATTGGATGGTCAGAACGCTCATTTGTTCTTCATGATTGCAGCTTATGAAGGCGCAAACAATGATCACTTAGCCACCCTTTCAAGACTTTCAAGCTTTTTAATGGATACGGAATTCAGAAAAAAACTCGAAACCGCTGCAACAAAAGAAGAAATTCTGCAGGCTATTGATGCAAAAGAAAAAGAGATGCAAACAGAAGAAGACCCAATCGTATCCGCATCACGACAAAAGATCTTAGCGGTTACTGCCTGCCCGACAGGTATCGCCCACACATATATGGCTGCCGATTCTCTTAAAGCAAAAGCAAAGGAAATGGGCGTAAATCTAAAAGTTGAGACAAACGGTTCGAGTGGAATCAAGAATGGTCTTACAAAAAAAGATATTGAAGAAGCCGACGCGATCATTGTAGCAGCCGATAAACAGGTGGAAATGGACCGTTTTCACGGCAAGCATGTGATTCAGGTTCCCGTTGCTCAAGCGATCAGAAAACCTGAAGAACTTATTCAGCAAGCACTTGATCAAGATGCACCTGTTTATAAAAGCACAGGAACCTCTCGATCAGATGAAAAAAATAACACTTCAAAAAGTGGAAGATCAGGATTTTATAAGCATTTAATGAGCGGTGTATCAAACATGCTTCCATTCGTTGTCGGCGGTGGTATCTTGATCGCTATCTCATTCATTTTTGGAATTAAAGCCTTTGATCCTAATGATCCTTCCTATCATCCGATCGCTGAAGCATTGAATACGATTGGAGGCGGGAATGCTTTTGCATTAATGATTCCTGTTCTTGCGGGATTCATCGCGATGAGTATTGCGGACAGACCTGGTTTTGCTCCTGGTATGGTCGGCGGTTTCATGGCTGCAACAGGCGGAGCTGGATTTTTAGGCGGATTGATTGCTGGTTTCTTAGCTGGCTATCTCGTTCTTGGCTTAAAGAAAGCGTTCAGTACATTGCCAGATTCACTGGAAGGCATCAAGCCTGTTCTTCTTTATCCATTGTTCGGTATTTTACTGACTGGCCTTATTATGATGTACATTGTAATCGAACCTGTAAAAGCACTGAATGATGGGCTGACTGTTTGGCTGAAAGGAATGGGGACTGGGAACCTCGTATTGCTTGGATTGATCTTAGGCGGTATGATGGCAATCGATATGGGCGGTCCGATCAATAAAGCTGCCTTCACATTTGGAATCGCGATGATTGATGCTGGAAACTTCGCGCCTCATGCTGCCATTATGGCCGGCGGTATGGTACCGCCGCTTGGGCTTGCATTATCAACAACATTATTTAAAAAGAAGTATACGAAAGCTGAAAGAGAAGCCGGAAAGACAAACTACATCATGGGTGCTTCGTTTATTACGGAAGGAGCTATTCCCTTTGCAGCTGCCGATCCAGGACGTGTCATACCTGCAGCAATCGCAGGTTCAGCTGTGGCTGGGGCACTTTCCATGGTGTTTGGCATCGGTTTGCCAGCACCGCATGGCGGAGCATTCGTTATTCCGATCGTAAACGGCAACCCTCTGCTTTATGTATTAGCGATTTTAATAGGTGCAGCGGTTACCGCGTTTATCGCTGGACTTTTAAAGAAAGAAGTAAAAGAATAA